In Oncorhynchus mykiss isolate Arlee chromosome 32, USDA_OmykA_1.1, whole genome shotgun sequence, the DNA window agatctgCTTAGCCAACATCCGCAGAGCAGTTGTTTTGATGGTGTTAGAGGTGGAACTGCTTTAGAGCTGTCAACAAGTGGCTCCCGGTATTATACCTAAATCGGACATTGCCATCGGCTGCACGGAGGCACATGAACAGCCACAGGAATGTACACCTCCATTATGATGATAGAAATGCGTATTATTTAGTTTAATGATTTTACATTTGAgcgtcattatttctatatagcctacactttctcctTCTGAACTTCTAACAGGAGTGTGGCGGGTGTGGATTTGTGATAATGGTCGCATGTGTAGCTGCTCACCGATTTGCATTTCGACCTCTGAAACATCCACTATGCAGGTGTCTGCTATCGCTGGTTAATGCCTGATCTAATTGAACCTAGGCCTAAGCCTCCATCTACCCCTATTTTCACCTACTTTTCCTTTTCTCAATGTTTTTTGGTTTTTCAGACTTTCAGAAACTCTGTTATATGTCAATTTATTTTATACATAGAGGCAGGTATTCAATCTAAGGCACGTTTTAGAACAACGCTCCATACAGCAGACAGTCCTCCTTTTAAAGGCAATTTCCCCAGCATTCACAGAGATGGCATTCAGTCTCTAGATCATCCATTGGATTGAATTCCAGACAAAGCATTTTTTCTTACAAGGGGATCTTTCTTTTGCTTTTTTTCCTATTGGAAAAATGTgtaaatcaatgttttttgtttgttttaagcTTGTATATGGTTGCTTTCGGAAATAGTTTATTGACTTACAAGTAAACCAAGTGTGTGAAATATTTTAGTTATTTATTGAAGTACATTTTGAATACTAAATGATTGAACAAATTGTCATACAGGTATTTTTATATTCACAGTAACAAGTTTCATGAAATCTCGTTCATACTCATGTTAAGATTGATTTGATCGCGTGGCTCTGAATTGAACAATGAGTACGAGATGAAGTGAGATGCTACTATAGAATGCATGTGCTATATATATGGTTAAAGATCCTGTGGAACTGTGGTATCATTTGATCTTACAATCATTCAAAATGACGACAACACCAGGACAAAAAGTTATAGGtttttaataaatacaaattgttATGCTATATTTAATGCTTCTCATCTACAGCATTAGGCAGTTATGCGGTCTCGGCCGGTGTTCTACATAGCCGGCAAGTGTTGCTGTAGTGCACGTAAGAGTGGGAGAGGGTTTTTGAGAAGCTCTATGGCTAACTCGGATCTTTATATCACATCATGTGGATCGGCTTGACTTTCTCAAATCCATCACAACAAAGGAGCCTTAATAAGTCAGAGGGTTTCCATGGCACATTATCTTTGTTTGCCGGGATTGCATAGAAATAACCATTTACACAAGAAATATCCAAAAGAACAATTGTGCCTGAAGCCATGATCTGTTAATAAAGCAACCGTATGTGATTGTTTGATTAATGAAAGGATAACCTCATGAAATGTTCTACAATAGATCCAGAAGAATGTTAACTCCAGACGAAACAGACGTCCTAAAAGAGAGGAATCATTACAGGAATGTGTTGTATGTACATTATACTTTTCAATTCCCTCCTTTCCAAAGTTTCAAAGACTAATAGCAATTTGAGAAGATAAAAAAAGACtgcatatatatttatttttgatccACTTGCCTACCTATTCTTACGCCACTTCTCTCCTGTATCCCACAGTACATTAATCAGAACATTGAAAAGTTAACGATGAACAATTAGAAAGTCATTTATAGTCAGGTACACATTTTGAGAAAGCTGTGTCATATGTAATAAAGAACTatagacaaaaaaaacaaaaaactgtctTGATGACAAACTGCTGTACTAAGTACTGGTTCTGCAGCCACAGCTTTCTCCCACATTCTCCGTTGCGCCGTGTCACTCTGCTGCGTTGCCACTAACAACTAGATATTCCACCTGACGCGGCAGATGGGAAGGGATCTGTTTATTTCAGAATACGTTTTTCCCTCTAAGGAATTTCCTTCATAATGCAGTAGTATATGCTTGCATAGCCTTACACACACAACCTCTTCGCATAACTCTTTGGCATAGAGACATTCTctagttgtgtatgtgtgtttgtaggtGTGGTTAGTGGCAGCGCAGCAGGAACCAGGGTGCAGAGGTTAAAGGTTGAGTGTCATGTAAGGGTCATCTAGCAGGACACTTCGGTGGACTTGAGCGCAGTGCTGCTGTTTGCTGTGCCTTCCATACTGTCCGTGTGGGAGCGGCCACGCTTCTCGTTGGTGTGTGACCGGCTCCTGTTTCCCTCGTTAGTGTGAGACCGGCTCCTGTTGCCATCCATGGAGTGGATGCTGGAGCCGGATGCAGTGCGAGAGCGGACCAGTCTGGTCATGCTGGCGGCGGGCACTGAGGAAAGAGGAGACAAGGTTAAAGATCCATTCACACTGTGTTCATGGTCAACTGAATTCTGAATGTGGGCACTATATTTCATATTTATATTTCATAATCATTATAGAACAGGTTAACTGGCatccccattatttttatttctactttgcaccgcaaatctaccattccagtgttttacttgctataatgtatttactttgccaccatggcctttttttgcctttacctcccttatctcacctcatttgctcacatcacaTTTGCTCACATCGGAACTTGTTTCTACtctattattgactatgtttgttttactccatgtgtaactgtgtcgttgtatgtgtcgaactgctttgctttatcttggccaggtcgcaattgtaaatgagaacttgttcacaacttgcttacctggttaaataaaggtgaaatacttAACaggaatttattttatttttttaaagtttttttatcTGAAGGTGCAGTTACTAATCTCACCCACCAGGTGGCAGGCAAACTCCTTACAGGTTGACGTGAACACCCACATTTCTTTTGCAAACAGTAATAGGGTAACCAGACTTTTATGTTTCTACATAGTTAATTAAATACTTGTGTTAATATAATTACTGGTCAGCATTGGTTACACAGAGAGTGTATGTTGGAGTGTGTACTTACTGTAGCCCATTCCCTGAATGAAGTACTTGAAGGCCTCTGTCAGCTTTGCAGGCTGTTGGGTGAGCAAAGGAGAAAGTTAGCAACTTGTTTCCCTGGTATTATCCACATAATGACATAACAGACAGATTCATGTCCTATCCTACAAACTGATAATGAGAGGCATATGTATGACAGCTGTTGTAGCAGCAGGTGCTGACTGAGCTGGGTATTAGCTCTCCAGACCTGACGTATGTGCCTCATTGCTACTGTCACTAATGCTCTTAAGTCAAGCTTCCGTTGTATTACCCCCCTAATGATTATCCCTTTGCCACCCCACCTCACCTGCGTGAGCATGTTAACAAATTAGAAACGCACCTGGTCAACCATGGGCAGGCCTCCGCAATCCGCCATCTGGAAAAAAATAAACACGTAATTCAAGAGGGCAGAGTTAAGGTATCAGGTCAGCAGCGGTACGACATTAGTCACCCCCCATTACACAAAACAACCTCCCATCTAACACTTCCTCAATGTGAAACAAGTGTTTTCCATCAGCCTCTGGACAGTTAACAGTTTAGCGTCTGTAAAACGTGCCCATTTCAGAGTTTTACAGAACGCATTAGGTCACAGCCAGGGGCATGCACATCATAGGTAGGCCAGACAGGAAGGATTGTGACCTGGGTCATGTTTATCAGGAACCAAACAGAGGTAAACAAACTCAAACAAGGAGGGCACAATCTGGACTTGGTCCAATAAGAACCTCaaattttccattgcaaaacgtttTCCATTATGTGCCTAATGAACAGACCCTGGAGGCTGGGTACAGCAGCATAGCCTCAACCTGCGGTCTCAGGGGTTCAAGGCAGCGCTAGTAAATCAGTCACCAGGTAGTTGCTGAGCTCCTGGAAGCTCATCAGACTGCCTAGCCAATATTATGACCTATTATTAGCAGGAGGTAGATTGTAGGGGGCCACTCACCTTGAGCAGTGTGGTCTTTGTCGGGTCCAGCTTAGTATTGCACTCTACCTGTAGATGCACAGTACAGAGTCTAATTGAGGGACTACATATTTACCCTAGTAGAGAAATAAATAGGTAACTGCTGGAGTAATATTTTATTGCTAGAATAGCTTTTGTGGTGTATGATTTCTTTCCCTTTTTTGTCCCATGTTTAAATCCTAAAAGTTTTAACCTTTGATAATATCTTGTTGGGTaggtcagggctctccaaccctgttacaGGACAGCTACCCTccagtaggttttcactccaaccccagttttaactaacctgattcaggctaggtgcgctagattagggttggagcgaaaacctacagggcGGTAGCCCTCctggaacagggatggagagcccTGACTTAGATGAAAGGACAACACATGTTCTGAGGAACCTAGGGACTAAAGACCAGAGGTATTAATGTTCATGATTTGTTTATGGCCGTTAGGATTACAGTGTGTATTTGGACTTACCACAGCGTCAACAGCCGGAGAGCTGTCTCCTACCACCAACAAAGAAGGACACCTGAGAGCAAAAAGTATTTTATTGCTATTTTAATACGCAAGCCTTATTTTATTTAATAGAAGTTTGGTAATGCTTAGGTTGTGACGACTGTACTGATATAAGTGTGATGCATGTGAcatcccggcaactttgagaaaaaacactttatatcggagttgtcCCTGTTGACGGTCTATGCATATTCATGAGGCTAGCATAGCATCTCACTCTCCATAGAATACAGGCTATTGACGTCAACACCCATCATCGAATATTCAAGAAAGTATTCAAATAAcgagatgtatccaccaatccgaagagaggaacaggaaggagCTTGACAGCCCGCCGTTCCGCTCTTTGGTCAACgaatcccattgttagggcggagactaGCATCTTGTCATTATATCCATCTGTGGTCATAGTACTACAGAGCCAGGAGTTTTTCCCGGACCGAGTAACCAGCAGATCAGGCtataactagggcccagagtttctAGGTCAGGGAAAACTCATGGCTCTAGCAATATGCCATGTGGGATGATTGAGGTATGCCAAAAAGTCTGAAGGTTTGGAACTCACTTCAGGGTTCTGACGGAGACTTTCCCACCAGGAATGGGCCTCTCAATCTCCAGATCCCGCCGGCTGAAAGGGAAAAAGGTGGGATATCAGTGAGGCCCAAACTGAACATACTGACATTTTACAAATATAATATTACATTTATATGTTTATCTATTATAGATATGTAATAACATATATTGAAATATTAGAAATACATAGATAAGATACAGTATATTTCTACAATGAATATACAGGCGTCCTCTAAAATGTGATTATGTAtattaaatatatacatattcatGTGGGGTCAAAGGATGTTCATGGTAATCTGTGTTATTCTCCGCAGTGAGGAGTCTAGTGCATTTACATGTTGTAAGACTTGAttaaaagggatactttgggattttggcaatgaagccctttatctacttccccatagTCGGATGAACTCATGGATAGAATTTTTATGATTATTCTCTGCTGGAGGCCAGTGTATTTACCTGTTGTAAGCTTTGACAAAGTGGTGCAGGTTGTACTGGTTCATGTCGTTCATGATGTGATGGCGGTAGGTGGCGATAAGGTCATGGTTGTTGGATATTTCCTCctacagagacagaaataaaCACCTACTCAGACTCTGTGACCTAGTGACAGTACTGCAACATGTAAGCCTGCCACGAACTGTCCTATATCCATGTGGCCCCTAATTGGAATAGATTCAATGGGATTATGCTGATGTGATTTGCAGTTTCAATCACTGTCTATTTTGGTGCCCACTGCTCACCTTTCCGAAGAGATGGCCGATGAGCATTTCGGGCAAAGCAGTGACCTGAAAAGAGATGGAAAAGatgatttgtatatattttttcatggGTCAAATAGCAATCATATACATAGCTACGTTAATACTGTATAAACAAGCTACGTGACAATGTTGACAatctaaaaagggctttataaatcattaAAGTTGATGGATTGTTGTGGATCTGTGGTTGTGTGGAGAGGGTCCTGTATAGTACCTTGTTTGCAGCCCAGTCCATCCACCCCTCAGCACAGTGGTTGATGTTAACCAGAACCAGGCCTTCCACCATTGCTGGGTAGTCCAGCtaaaaacagaaacaaacatttgGTCAATGACTTCGTACTGGTGAAACTATACAAACAGTGCTCATTGAAACCTCATTCACTATACTCATTGAAACATCAACATTTCGTCAGTTAGGAGTTAAAACATTCGTATCCCTCCATCATCTGGGTTTCAGCATATTGAGACGGAGTCCCTACAGGGCCGGGTGTTTTGGTACGGAGCCAGTCTACAACATTTCCAGACTCTCAGCAGCAGGCTAAAGCAATAAACAGGACTGTACACCCAAAATGAGCACAGCATCACTGGGAACATTAATCTACTATAACTTCTAATCCCGGTTTGATTAAAACTCTTCATAATGAACCAAATGTAAGCGTAATTgaaaggggaagggaggagggcgTCAAACTCACAGCGAATCTCGCCAGGATGTAGGCTCCAGCTCCGACGGCTATTCCAATGATGCTTTTCAGGCTGTGGTTAACAAACAAACAGAATATCATCAGAATTCTTTGAGCCAATGGATGAGGGTCTAAGGCATCATAGTCtttattcataaagcatctcaaaATAGGAGTTCTCTTCATTATGATCTAGAAGGCAAAACAGCACTTCTAATCTGAGACACTATGAAAATAGATCCTGAACGGTAAGTAGCATGACttgctgacc includes these proteins:
- the ndrg1a gene encoding protein NDRG1a isoform X1 codes for the protein MDDIQVLPKAPLLVDRELPGLRAAVAQLVIKEHDVETPHGRIHCTMKGIPKGDRPVILTFHDIGLNHKTCFDSMFQHEDMQEIMQHFAVCHVDAPGQHEGANTFSTGYEYPSMDQLSESLPLVLKHFGLKSIIGIAVGAGAYILARFALDYPAMVEGLVLVNINHCAEGWMDWAANKVTALPEMLIGHLFGKEEISNNHDLIATYRHHIMNDMNQYNLHHFVKAYNSRRDLEIERPIPGGKVSVRTLKCPSLLVVGDSSPAVDAVVECNTKLDPTKTTLLKMADCGGLPMVDQPAKLTEAFKYFIQGMGYMPAASMTRLVRSRTASGSSIHSMDGNRSRSHTNEGNRSRSHTNEKRGRSHTDSMEGTANSSTALKSTEVSC
- the ndrg1a gene encoding protein NDRG1a isoform X2, which codes for MVLEGDSDMESVVAEIETSEHDVETPHGRIHCTMKGIPKGDRPVILTFHDIGLNHKTCFDSMFQHEDMQEIMQHFAVCHVDAPGQHEGANTFSTGYEYPSMDQLSESLPLVLKHFGLKSIIGIAVGAGAYILARFALDYPAMVEGLVLVNINHCAEGWMDWAANKVTALPEMLIGHLFGKEEISNNHDLIATYRHHIMNDMNQYNLHHFVKAYNSRRDLEIERPIPGGKVSVRTLKCPSLLVVGDSSPAVDAVVECNTKLDPTKTTLLKMADCGGLPMVDQPAKLTEAFKYFIQGMGYMPAASMTRLVRSRTASGSSIHSMDGNRSRSHTNEGNRSRSHTNEKRGRSHTDSMEGTANSSTALKSTEVSC